The following are encoded together in the Planktothrix serta PCC 8927 genome:
- a CDS encoding cupin-like domain-containing protein, with protein MTDIQPLKITLPPLQITLDNGQQVSLQWLPPSPLNESSQTSQHPQHPQPPQLPDGWKKWIAANKFINQSDDTLIECMVKNGIDVKLAVEEVTGIANQPYFQAGQEILQKLQKLESLLQIQHQLAGLSSQSNSIPRIPFLSQAEFLDQYYSQNKPVILTDIMKNWQAMERWTPEYFKEKYGQVSIQVQGNRNADPNYEINIEQHRKTMLFEDYIDWVVRAGETNDYYMVANNNTLNREEMRGLFDDMEIFPEYLDSAQKLGKTFFWFGSAGTVTPLHHDTINIFLAQVSGRKLIKMIPPEQTPFIYNNIGVFSPIDPANPDYNRYPLYRNVRSIDVILHPGEVIFLPVGWWHYVKALEISISVSFINFKFPNDYDWKNPSFGHY; from the coding sequence ATGACTGATATTCAACCCTTAAAAATTACCCTTCCTCCGTTACAAATCACCTTGGATAATGGACAGCAAGTGAGTTTGCAATGGCTCCCTCCATCTCCTCTGAATGAGTCCTCTCAAACTTCTCAGCATCCTCAACATCCTCAACCGCCTCAACTTCCTGATGGCTGGAAAAAATGGATTGCTGCTAATAAATTTATCAATCAATCCGATGATACCTTAATTGAATGTATGGTCAAAAATGGGATTGATGTTAAGTTAGCCGTTGAAGAAGTTACAGGTATTGCTAATCAACCTTATTTTCAAGCCGGACAAGAGATTTTGCAAAAGCTGCAAAAACTAGAATCTCTTTTACAAATTCAACATCAACTGGCTGGTTTATCCTCCCAGTCTAATAGTATTCCGCGAATTCCCTTTTTATCCCAAGCTGAATTTTTAGATCAATATTATTCACAAAATAAACCCGTTATCTTAACGGATATCATGAAAAATTGGCAGGCAATGGAGCGATGGACTCCCGAATATTTTAAAGAAAAATATGGTCAGGTTAGTATTCAAGTTCAAGGAAATCGTAACGCTGACCCGAATTATGAAATTAATATAGAACAACATCGAAAAACGATGTTATTTGAAGATTATATTGATTGGGTCGTCCGGGCTGGGGAAACCAATGATTACTATATGGTTGCCAATAATAATACTCTGAATCGGGAAGAAATGCGGGGACTCTTCGACGATATGGAAATCTTTCCCGAATATTTAGACTCAGCCCAGAAATTAGGAAAAACCTTTTTTTGGTTTGGTTCAGCCGGAACTGTTACCCCTTTACATCATGATACCATTAATATCTTTTTAGCTCAAGTTTCGGGGCGAAAATTAATTAAAATGATCCCCCCGGAACAAACCCCATTTATCTATAATAATATTGGGGTTTTCAGTCCCATTGATCCGGCTAATCCTGATTATAATCGTTATCCTTTATATCGGAATGTTCGTTCCATTGATGTAATTTTACACCCTGGAGAAGTGATTTTTCTTCCGGTGGGATGGTGGCATTATGTTAAAGCTTTAGAAATCAGTATTTCGGTTTCTTTTATTAATTTTAAATTCCCCAATGATTATGATTGGAAAAATCCCTCCTTCGGTCATTATTAA
- a CDS encoding sugar kinase: MAKQGLFVGLITLDLIYSVNEYPHKNQKIVASNYTVAAGGPATNAAVTFNVLGNQSTLCGVLGIHALTQLIRTDLQQYAINIIDLDPTRLEAPPVSSIVVTPTTGDRTVVSINATKSQISNFSNLPQDLDNIDIILIDGHQLAISQTLIQQAKIKQIPIVLDGGSWKPGLETILPNINYAICSDNFYPPHCQTSEDVFAYLQAMNIPNIAITQGEKPIQYITLKQGNGSIPVLPIQAVDTLGAGDIFHGAFCHFILSQNFPTALAQAAQIASQSCLHFGTRQWIQFLNNHPGL, from the coding sequence ATGGCTAAACAGGGTTTATTTGTAGGATTAATTACACTTGATCTAATCTATTCGGTTAATGAATATCCCCATAAAAATCAAAAAATTGTCGCTTCTAATTATACCGTTGCTGCCGGAGGGCCAGCGACCAATGCCGCCGTTACTTTTAATGTTTTAGGAAATCAATCTACCCTATGCGGTGTATTAGGAATCCATGCCCTCACCCAACTAATTCGGACGGATTTACAACAATATGCTATTAATATTATAGACTTAGATCCAACTCGTTTAGAAGCTCCTCCGGTTTCTTCTATTGTTGTAACTCCCACCACAGGCGATCGCACAGTTGTTTCTATTAATGCCACAAAATCCCAAATCTCAAACTTCTCAAATTTACCTCAAGATTTAGACAATATTGATATTATTTTAATTGATGGTCATCAACTTGCGATCAGTCAAACCTTAATTCAACAGGCAAAAATCAAACAAATTCCCATTGTTTTAGATGGAGGCAGTTGGAAACCGGGGTTAGAAACGATTTTACCCAATATTAACTATGCCATTTGTTCCGATAACTTTTATCCTCCCCACTGTCAAACTTCCGAAGATGTTTTTGCTTATCTCCAAGCCATGAATATTCCTAATATTGCGATTACCCAAGGAGAAAAACCTATTCAATATATTACCCTCAAACAAGGTAACGGAAGTATCCCCGTCCTCCCCATTCAAGCCGTTGATACTTTAGGTGCAGGAGATATTTTTCATGGGGCATTTTGCCACTTTATCTTATCTCAAAACTTTCCCACTGCCTTAGCCCAAGCTGCCCAAATTGCCAGTCAGTCTTGCTTGCATTTTGGGACGCGGCAATGGATTCAATTCTTAAACAATCACCCCGGATTGTAG
- a CDS encoding putative bifunctional diguanylate cyclase/phosphodiesterase, producing the protein MSQTPAYILVVDDEPELQRLIERCLKHQIEIGEFKFLFTTCGIDALDLLRSTPHISVVLTDLNMPGMDGWALLEQIPTIDPLLKAVVVSAYGDIQNIRTAMNRGAFDFLTKPINFQDLILTIRKTIDIVTKSRLQKQQLKDAVENLQYLALYDKLTGLPNQNHVLECIRSAIFHQLDFAVFYLALDRFKVIRYGYGKTLAEEFLIQEVERIKACLQATDVLARIWKDEFVLFLPGIQSETVALETANKLHKTFKLSPPERRISASGNTSIGIALSSLCYEQAEDFLRAADTAMHYARMQNQTNCTVFFNPEMQVAVLNRLQLESDLELGLENQEFQIYYQPIYSLQNRYLAGFEALVRWQHPSRGLIPPSEFIPLTEETGLIIPLGEWVLRESCRQFSQWQNEFPDQFPLSLSVNLSGLQILNSDFSGLIDNIIQSNPLEGFNLKLEITESILMENPEIVTQYMSQFKLRKIQLAIDDFGTGYSCLSYLQSLPLDTLKIDRSFVINISSNPKSLDIIKTLITLAHSLNLDVVAEGVETEEQVAILKDLGCEYGQGYCFSPPIDANTVTQLFQKNSYG; encoded by the coding sequence ATGTCTCAAACCCCAGCTTATATTTTAGTTGTTGATGATGAACCAGAATTACAACGATTGATAGAAAGATGCTTAAAACATCAAATTGAAATCGGAGAATTCAAGTTTCTATTTACGACCTGTGGCATTGATGCCTTAGATCTTTTGCGGTCAACTCCCCATATTTCTGTTGTTTTAACTGACTTAAATATGCCGGGAATGGATGGCTGGGCATTACTGGAACAAATTCCTACAATTGATCCCCTACTCAAAGCTGTTGTTGTCTCAGCTTATGGCGATATTCAAAATATTAGAACGGCAATGAACCGGGGTGCATTTGATTTTCTCACAAAACCGATTAACTTTCAAGATTTAATTTTAACCATCCGAAAAACCATTGATATTGTTACTAAAAGTCGCCTCCAAAAGCAACAACTTAAAGATGCCGTTGAAAACTTACAATATTTAGCACTCTATGATAAATTGACCGGACTTCCCAATCAAAATCATGTTTTAGAATGTATTCGATCTGCGATTTTTCATCAATTAGACTTTGCTGTTTTTTATTTAGCCTTGGATCGATTTAAAGTTATTCGATATGGCTATGGAAAAACCTTGGCAGAAGAGTTTTTAATTCAAGAAGTTGAACGCATCAAAGCTTGTCTTCAAGCTACTGATGTTTTAGCTAGAATTTGGAAAGATGAATTTGTGTTATTTCTACCTGGCATTCAATCAGAAACTGTTGCCTTAGAAACAGCAAATAAACTTCATAAAACCTTTAAGTTATCCCCGCCAGAACGTCGAATTAGTGCATCGGGTAATACCAGTATTGGTATTGCTCTATCAAGTTTATGCTATGAACAAGCGGAAGATTTTTTAAGAGCAGCAGATACCGCCATGCACTATGCCAGAATGCAGAATCAAACCAATTGCACTGTCTTTTTTAATCCAGAAATGCAAGTTGCTGTTTTAAATCGATTACAATTAGAATCCGATTTAGAATTGGGGTTGGAGAATCAAGAATTTCAAATCTATTATCAACCCATTTACAGTTTACAAAATCGATATTTAGCAGGTTTTGAAGCCTTAGTTCGTTGGCAACATCCAAGTCGAGGGTTAATTCCGCCTTCTGAATTTATTCCTCTCACAGAGGAAACTGGACTCATTATTCCTTTAGGAGAATGGGTACTTCGAGAATCCTGTCGCCAATTTAGTCAATGGCAAAATGAATTTCCCGATCAATTTCCCTTATCTCTAAGTGTTAATTTATCAGGACTCCAAATCTTAAACTCAGATTTTAGTGGCTTAATTGATAATATTATTCAATCTAACCCCTTGGAAGGATTTAATTTAAAACTAGAAATCACAGAAAGTATTTTAATGGAAAACCCTGAGATTGTAACCCAATATATGAGTCAGTTTAAACTGAGAAAAATTCAATTAGCTATTGATGACTTTGGGACGGGCTATTCTTGTTTATCTTACCTACAATCCTTACCTTTAGATACTTTAAAAATTGATCGATCATTTGTTATTAATATTAGCTCTAATCCTAAAAGCTTAGATATTATTAAAACTCTGATTACGTTAGCTCATAGTTTAAACTTAGATGTAGTTGCAGAAGGGGTAGAAACTGAAGAACAAGTTGCTATTTTAAAGGATTTAGGCTGTGAATATGGACAAGGATATTGTTTTTCACCGCCCATTGATGCTAACACTGTCACCCAATTATTTCAGAAAAACTCTTATGGCTAA
- a CDS encoding hybrid sensor histidine kinase/response regulator has product MHDQLILIVDDNPTNLKILSQTLTSAGFQLAVATNGEEALEEVMEELPELILLDVKMPKIDGFETCCRLKANPKTQDIPVIFMTALSETIDKVKGLSLGAVDYITKPFDEQDVLARVRVHLRLRTAQKQIIAQEKLASLGTITAGVAHELRNPLNFVINYAQSSIDSLNELFLNIHKNSQLETQEILTQLQDVITDSQAIYEHGERACRIIESMMQLARSEPGEYQCINLNAILDQAIKLAYHSFRVKHRDFMITINTKFDPDLEVIEVIVSDLHRAFINIIDNSCYALYLKTQEDRNPAENFSPTLSLITKNQGSNIEIKIYDNGMGIKPELISDVFTPFFTTKPPGQGTGLGLSLTHDIIVLQHGGTIQVDSQWKQYTEFTLTLPKNQQRN; this is encoded by the coding sequence ATGCACGACCAACTGATTTTAATTGTTGATGATAATCCGACAAACTTAAAAATTCTGTCACAAACCCTAACCAGTGCCGGATTTCAATTAGCTGTAGCGACCAATGGAGAAGAGGCATTAGAGGAAGTTATGGAAGAATTACCGGAACTAATTTTACTGGACGTTAAAATGCCTAAAATTGATGGTTTTGAAACTTGTTGTCGCCTAAAAGCTAATCCTAAAACTCAGGATATTCCAGTTATTTTCATGACGGCTTTATCGGAAACTATTGATAAAGTTAAAGGTCTTTCTTTGGGGGCGGTAGATTATATTACTAAGCCTTTTGATGAACAAGATGTTTTGGCAAGAGTTCGGGTACATTTACGCTTAAGAACTGCACAAAAACAAATTATTGCTCAGGAAAAACTGGCTTCTTTAGGAACGATTACCGCCGGGGTTGCCCATGAGCTTCGTAATCCTTTAAATTTCGTGATTAATTATGCCCAATCTTCGATAGATAGCTTAAATGAATTGTTTTTAAATATCCATAAAAATTCTCAGCTAGAAACCCAAGAAATTCTCACTCAATTGCAGGATGTAATCACAGATTCTCAAGCTATTTATGAACATGGAGAACGAGCTTGTCGGATTATTGAAAGTATGATGCAGTTGGCTCGTTCTGAACCAGGAGAATATCAATGTATTAATCTCAATGCTATTTTAGATCAAGCAATTAAACTCGCCTATCATAGTTTTCGAGTCAAACATCGAGATTTTATGATTACAATTAACACCAAATTTGATCCTGATTTAGAGGTAATAGAAGTGATTGTCTCTGATTTACATCGAGCTTTTATTAATATTATTGATAATAGCTGTTATGCCCTTTATTTAAAAACCCAGGAGGATAGAAATCCAGCAGAAAATTTTAGTCCAACCTTATCCTTAATTACAAAAAATCAAGGATCTAACATTGAAATCAAAATTTATGATAATGGAATGGGAATTAAACCCGAACTAATTTCCGATGTTTTTACTCCATTTTTTACAACCAAACCGCCAGGACAAGGTACGGGACTTGGTTTATCTTTAACTCACGATATTATTGTTTTACAGCATGGAGGAACGATTCAAGTTGACAGCCAATGGAAACAATATACTGAGTTTACCCTAACATTGCCTAAAAATCAGCAACGGAATTGA